In the genome of Campylobacter concisus, the window TATTAGTAAAAACGTAGGCTGGATAAAACCAAGCTATGTAACAGGCTATGAAAAAATTTATGAGACCAAAAGTCCAGATAAATTTAATGAACTTGTCGCAAAAGATATAAAAGTCAAAACTGACTCAACTACTAATGTAAAATATGTAGAAGATCCAGATAAACCTACAAAGGTGTTGGTATTAACTAGAGATAACGCTATTATGAGCTTTATGCTAGTTATCGCTACTTTAATCACACTAACTTGTGGCGTTAAAGTCGATAAGCTATTTAATACAGCTACATTTAAAAGCGGTATGACCGCGTGCGTCTGCGTGCTAGGTGTAGCGTGGCTTGGAGATACTTTCGTGGTAAATCACACCGATGCGATCAAAAATTTTGCCGGCGATTTTGTTAAAGACTATCCGTTTATGCTAGCTGTTGCGCTATTTTTTGCCAGTATGCTTCTTTACTCTCAAGCCGCTACCGCAAAGGCACTTATTCCTACTGTTATAACCGCACTTGGTTTAACTGCTGCAAATAACGGTGACGCATATATTTTAGTTGCATCATTTGCTGCAGTTTCAGCATTGTTTGTATTGCCAACATATCCGACACTTCTTGGAGCCGTTCAAATGGATGATACTGGAACAACTAGGATAGGTAAATATATATTCAACCACTCATTCTTTATTCCAGGCGTTTTAGCTATTGCTTTTTCTGTCGCACTTGGATTTTTAGTAGCTCCGATACTTTTATAAGTATTTTAAATCAGACTTAAGCCGAGATCTCTCTCGGCTTTTTTAAATCCCTTTAAAATTTTTAATTTCTATTCAAAATCCTTAATCAAAATTTTATATCCAAAATTTTTATAAGATTGCGCTAAAAATTATATTAATTAAATTTATCATTTTTAGAATTTTACTTATTTTGATATTAGAATATTCATTTTTTAAAACTAAAAATCTAAATATAAATATTAAGTAAAATTTAATTTTATTTTCAACTTTAAATACTAGAATAACTAAAGGCAAATATCTTTTAAAGGGAGAAAGATGAGCTTAAATAGACGAGAATTTTTAAAATTCGGTGCTGGAGTTAGTATGGTTGCATCGTCCTTACCGGGTGGTGCTTTAGAAAATGCTGCAAAGCAAGATGAGAAGTACGTCCGTAGCTTTTGCGAGATGTGCTCTTCAAGATGACCTATCGAAGCAAAGGTCGTTGATAATAAAATTTGCTTTTTAAGCGGCAATCCAAAAGCTGGCGGTACGGCAACTTCGCTTTGTGCAAGAGGTGGCTCTGGTTTTAGTCAGCTTTATGACGAAAATAGAGTCAAAAAGCCTTTGATCAGGGTTGGTGAGAGAGGCGAAAATAAGTGGCGCGAGGCCAGCTGGGACGAGGCACTTGATTTAGTTGCTTCAAAAATGCTTGAGATCAAGCAAAAGTATGGCCCTGAAAGCTTTGTTTTTACCTGTAAAAGCTCGCAAACGCATAAGCTAATGGTAAATTTTGCCTCAGCTTACGGCTCGCCAAACTGCTTTTCACACTTTTCGTGCTGTCCGATCACCTATCAAATGGTCTGTGAACAGATGTATGGCATAGCTAAGCTAAAAAGAGACTTTGCAAATGCAAAATACGTTGTAAATTTTGGCCACAATCTCTTTGAAGGCATAGTTATAGCCGATGCAAAAAAGCTTGCTAAATTTGCAGCCAAAAAAGATACAAAGCTACTTGTGCTTGAGCCAAGATTTAGCGTGGTGGCTTCAAAGGCTGATGAGTGGCTGCCAGTTAGACCTGGCACTGATCTAGCTTTTGTGCTAGCTATCATAAATACATGGATACAAAATGGCACTTACGATAAAGAATTTATAGAAAAATTTACAATCGGCTTTGATGAGATCGTTAAAAGCGTAGAGGGCAAAACGCCTGAATGGCAAGAGGCGATCACTGGCATAAAAGCAAGTGATGTTAGACGCATCGCTGATGAAATTTATAAAGCTGCCCCAAGAGTTATTTTTGATTTTGGTCATAAGACAACCACCACAAAAGCTGAATATATGAGGACAAAAGCCATCATGGTGGCAAATGCGATGATGGGTAACTGGGAGGTTAAAGGCGGTCTTTTTGGTGGCAAAAACGCAAAAACCTTTAACAAGCTAGTCGGCGAGGATAAATTCCCAGTTCTTAAAAATCCAGATGAGAAATTTAAAGTGCCAAAAGTCACTAGACTAGACTTTGCTGGCGAGACTGGTAGGCATAAATTTATAAGTAGAAAACATGGCGTTTTGATGGATATAAATGACGCTATCTTAAGCGAGAAACCATACGCCATAAAAGGCTGGTTTAACATCCGCTTTAATCACCTAATAAACGTTGCTGAGACGATGAAGAGTATAGAGGCGATGAAGAAGCTTGATTTTATCGTGGTAAGTGATGTTTATCTAAACGATATGGCGACATTTGCTGATGTTATCTTGCCTGAGAGTAGCTACCTTGAGCGCGACGAGGGCATAGAGGATAAGTCAGGTCTAAAGCCAGCTTATATGATAAGAAATAAAGTTATTGATCCAGTTGGCGACACTAAGGACGGGGCATTTATCTTTAGAGAGCTAGCACGCCGCATGAAGATAGATGAGCTTTACACTTGGAACGACATACGTGAGTTTAGGATGCAGCAAGCTGGTGGAGATGTAAATTTACTTGCTGCGCTGGAAAAAGATGGCTTTATCACGTGGGATGAGCCGGGAATTTTGTTTAGAGAAAAAGGCATGATCGATAAATTTGTCGCTAAATATCCAGTCGCATCTAAATTTGTAGGCGAAAATGGTCTAATGGACGATATGGCTAAGCTTAAAACAAAAAGCGGCAAGATAGAGCTATTTTTGCCTGATGTCGAGGCACAGTTTGCAGGATATGGCGCGCTAAATGACAAAGATATGGACACATTTGACGGACATGATCTTTGCTTAACTTGTGGCAAAACGCCTATTCATACCAATGGACATACTCAGGCGGTGCCGTCGCTTCATGATCTTATGAGTGATAGCCCTATCTGGATAAATCCAAAAACAGCTAAACGTAAAAATTTACGAGATGGCGATATGGTCGTGGTGAAAAATAAATTTGGCGAGCAAAAGGGCAAGCTTATGGTGACTGAGGGCATTAGAGAAGATACACTCTTTATCTATCACGGCTTTGGACACATCACTCCAGCTCTTAAGAGTATAGATCACGTGGGGCTAAATACAAGCGTGCTTCTTAATCCAGCCGAAGGGCCAGTGGCCGCGACTATGGTTACAAATGTTGGCGTTAGCATAAGTAAAGCGTAAGGATAGAAAATGAAAAAATATATGATGATACATGATGAAAATTTATGCATCGGCTGTCAAGGCTGCTCGGTAGCTTGCAGAAGTGCAAACAACGTGCCGAGGGGGCTTTACCGCTTGCAGGTGCATGCGAAGATGAGTGGGACATTTCCAAATTTAAAGACCGACTTTTTACGTCAAAGCTGTGTTATGTGCGAAGATGCACCTTGTGTTGAGGTTTGCCCAACTGGTGCTAGCTTTAAAACAGCTGATGGCGTTACGCTACTTGATCATAGAATTTGTGTTAGTTGCAAATACTGCATCCTAGCCTGTCCATACGACGCTCGTTACGTCTTGCCAAATGGTGAGATAGGCAAATGCACATTTTGCTATGAGAGTAGGCTAGAAGAGGGCAAAGAGCCAGCTTGCGTTAGCGTCTGCCCTACAAATGCCCTAACTTTTGGCGATGTAAATGATGAAAACTCTAAAATTTCAAAGAAATTAAAAGAGAGCAAATACTACTTGCCAAAAGCGGAGCTAAATACAAAACCTTCACTTGCGATGATCGCAAATACAAAAGGAGCACACCATGAATAACATGTCAGGAAGCCTAGCTCAATACTCTGAAATTTATTGGGGCTGGCCGATAGCCGTTTATCTATTTTTAGCAGGACTTAGTGCGGGTGCTAGCATCGTTGCTGTGCTCATTTCAAAAAAATATGGAAAAGAGAATTATTACTTTAAAGCAGCCGCTCTTATCGCTCCATTAGCGATCGTTCTTGGACTTGCTCTTTTGGTGCTTGATCTTGGCAAGCCGCTTAGCTTTTACTGGATACTTCTGCTTTACAACTTTGACTCAGTCATGTCAATAGGCGTTGCGCTACTTCTAGTTTATACGCCTCTTAGCGTTATATACGCAGTTGGCGCATTTAAAAACGAGATCGCAATGCTTAAAATTTCTCTTTTTGACGTGGTTGCAAATTTTGCTAGCAAGCTTTCAAGCCTACTTGAAATTTTGCTTTTTATCCTAGGCATTGGCGTTGGTGCATATACAGGCTTTTTGCTAAGCGCAGCTCATAAGATCGCACTTTGGAATACATCAGTCTTGCCAGTATTATTTTTAGTATCAGGCTTGAGCTGTGCTGGTGCATTTACGTTACTTGTTGGCGTGCTAAAAGATAAGGCAAAAAGGCAAAACGATATTGCACACTATTTATTAAAATTTGATTTTTTTGCGATTATTGCCGAGTTTTTGCTCATAGTCGCTCTATTTATGGTTGTAAAAGGTGCAAGCACAAGTGGTGCGGAGAGCGTAGCAAACGCACTTAGCGTAAATTCTCTTGGGCTAATGTTTTATATTGGCGTCATTGGTTTTGGTATGGCTTTGCCTATCATTTTAGACTTAAGCGTTTTAAAGGTGTATGATTTTAAACGCGAATTTGCCGTGATCAACGCATTATTCGTAATATGTGGCGTCTTTTTGCTAAGGTGTTACATTGTCTATGCGGGGCAAATTTTTATTTAATACTTAAAAAATAATTTTAATTTTGAATTTACCTATTAAGTATTACAATAGATAAAAATCTTATTAAAGTTTGTTTTTTAGGAGAGAGATTTGAAAATTTTGCTTTTAGAAGATGATTTAGGGTTTCAAGAGAGCGTCTGTGAGTTTTTACAGACGCTTGGTTATGAAGTTACAGCGGTGAGCGATGGTCAAGAAGCGTGTGATCTGATAGAGAAAAATTTCTATCATCTTTTTATACTTGATATAAAAGTACCTGGCGTAAATGGACATGAGGTTATCAAGTACATAAGAAGTCTAAATCCAAACGCTCCTATCATGATAACAACATCTTTGGTTGATATAGGTGATATGGCGATTGGCTATGAGCTTGGCTGTAACGAATACCTAAAAAAGCCATTTGAGCTTGCTGAACTTAAATTTAGAGTAGCTGAGCTTATGAGAAAATACTATGGAACTGACGATAAAAACATAGTAAAGATCAATGACGAGTTTAGCTTTAATCTAAACAAGCGTGCGCTATTTAAAAACGGCAAAATGGTCGATCTTAGCGCAAAAGAAGTTGCACTTGTTGAGTGTCTAGTTTCGCATCTAAATTCTTACGTCAGCATGGAAGAGCTAAGAGATCTTGTCTGGAATGACAAAGATATAGAAGGCGCTGATATCAGAATGCATGTTTTAAAGATAAGAAACAAAACAACTAGTGACTTTATCACTTCAAAGAGGCGTATAGGCTACAAGATAGATGCACAAGAGCTTTAAGATCCAGATCATAGCGACATTTGTCATAATGTCGCTTTTTTGTTTTCAAAGCTTTGTGATCTTAAATTTAAGTCAAAAAAATAGCACTTCAAAAGCTCTTTTTGGTGCGATGAAGCATGAAACTATTATCAAAAATTCGTTTTTAAAAAATGAAAATATAACTCCTTCTTTAAAGTATAAATTTGCGATCTATGATGTAAATTTTAATCCAATTATTTCAAATCTCTCCAAGCAGCCAAGTAACTTTAAATTTGTAACACTTGAAGAAAATGGCTGCTTGTTTTATAAAAGTTTTTTTATAAAGGATAAAACGCCTTATTACATTGTCGTTGAAAAAGAGCTTGATAATGAAAAAAGCATATTTCTAGCGGCACTTATGCTCCTTGTCATCCTTGTGGCTGTGCTTTTTATCGTCTATTTTTTATATCTAAGCAGCGTTAAGCCTTATAAAGAGTTTCAAAAGTATATGAACAACTTCTTTAATGACGCCATGCAC includes:
- a CDS encoding polysulfide reductase chain B, which produces MKKYMMIHDENLCIGCQGCSVACRSANNVPRGLYRLQVHAKMSGTFPNLKTDFLRQSCVMCEDAPCVEVCPTGASFKTADGVTLLDHRICVSCKYCILACPYDARYVLPNGEIGKCTFCYESRLEEGKEPACVSVCPTNALTFGDVNDENSKISKKLKESKYYLPKAELNTKPSLAMIANTKGAHHE
- a CDS encoding polysulfide reductase, whose amino-acid sequence is MNNMSGSLAQYSEIYWGWPIAVYLFLAGLSAGASIVAVLISKKYGKENYYFKAAALIAPLAIVLGLALLVLDLGKPLSFYWILLLYNFDSVMSIGVALLLVYTPLSVIYAVGAFKNEIAMLKISLFDVVANFASKLSSLLEILLFILGIGVGAYTGFLLSAAHKIALWNTSVLPVLFLVSGLSCAGAFTLLVGVLKDKAKRQNDIAHYLLKFDFFAIIAEFLLIVALFMVVKGASTSGAESVANALSVNSLGLMFYIGVIGFGMALPIILDLSVLKVYDFKREFAVINALFVICGVFLLRCYIVYAGQIFI
- a CDS encoding two-component system response regulator, which codes for MKILLLEDDLGFQESVCEFLQTLGYEVTAVSDGQEACDLIEKNFYHLFILDIKVPGVNGHEVIKYIRSLNPNAPIMITTSLVDIGDMAIGYELGCNEYLKKPFELAELKFRVAELMRKYYGTDDKNIVKINDEFSFNLNKRALFKNGKMVDLSAKEVALVECLVSHLNSYVSMEELRDLVWNDKDIEGADIRMHVLKIRNKTTSDFITSKRRIGYKIDAQEL